One segment of Neobacillus endophyticus DNA contains the following:
- the preA gene encoding NAD-dependent dihydropyrimidine dehydrogenase subunit PreA, giving the protein MADLRINLAGIKSPNPFWLASAPPTNSGYQVQRAFEAGWGGAVWKTLGDPILNVSSRFAAISFAGNRVAGFNNIELITDRPLDVNLKEIYETKKRFPNHAIIASLMVEPKQEKWHELVKRVEDVGVDGLELNFGCPHGMAERGMGSASGQVPALVEQQTYWVKEVAQTPVIVKLTPNITDITATAEAATNGGADAISLINTINSLMGVDLDTWNTIPHVAGKGAHGGYCGPAVKPIALNMVAECARHPRINVPISGIGGISNWQDAVEFILMGATGVQVCTAAMHHGFRIVEDMIEGLSNYLDSKGIAAVTGIIGKSVSKYSDWGNLDLNYNIVARINTDVCINCNKCHIACEDTSHQCIDMLTDPSGKSYLKVREEDCVGCNLCSIVCPVDGAIDMTEVPNELPPMTWNERQAILNMTATCKADVTK; this is encoded by the coding sequence ATGGCAGATTTACGTATAAATTTAGCTGGAATCAAGTCGCCGAATCCTTTTTGGCTGGCATCAGCGCCGCCGACCAATTCCGGCTACCAAGTTCAAAGAGCGTTCGAAGCTGGATGGGGCGGAGCTGTGTGGAAAACACTAGGCGATCCAATTTTAAATGTGTCCTCAAGATTTGCTGCAATCAGTTTTGCCGGCAACCGGGTTGCTGGATTTAATAACATCGAACTGATCACAGATCGGCCGCTAGATGTGAACTTAAAGGAAATCTACGAAACGAAAAAAAGATTCCCCAATCATGCCATTATTGCGTCATTGATGGTGGAACCAAAACAAGAAAAATGGCATGAACTCGTCAAACGGGTAGAGGATGTCGGAGTGGACGGACTGGAATTAAACTTCGGTTGTCCTCACGGAATGGCGGAAAGAGGAATGGGATCTGCTTCGGGCCAAGTCCCTGCTTTAGTAGAGCAGCAAACCTATTGGGTAAAAGAAGTGGCGCAAACTCCAGTGATCGTAAAATTAACACCAAACATTACAGATATCACAGCAACGGCAGAAGCTGCAACAAATGGCGGTGCGGATGCCATCAGTCTTATCAACACGATCAACAGCTTAATGGGGGTTGATCTCGATACATGGAATACGATTCCACATGTAGCTGGAAAAGGAGCCCACGGAGGCTACTGCGGCCCTGCCGTGAAGCCAATTGCTTTAAACATGGTTGCGGAATGTGCAAGGCATCCGCGGATTAATGTTCCGATCTCAGGAATCGGCGGAATTTCCAATTGGCAGGATGCTGTTGAATTCATCTTAATGGGGGCAACTGGTGTGCAAGTATGTACAGCTGCCATGCATCACGGCTTCCGGATTGTGGAGGACATGATCGAAGGATTAAGCAACTATTTGGACAGCAAAGGTATTGCCGCGGTGACCGGCATCATCGGAAAATCGGTATCGAAATATTCGGATTGGGGCAATCTCGACCTCAACTATAATATCGTGGCCCGAATTAATACCGATGTATGTATCAACTGCAACAAATGCCATATTGCCTGTGAGGATACCTCCCATCAATGTATAGATATGCTGACGGATCCTTCCGGAAAAAGCTATTTGAAGGTAAGGGAAGAGGATTGTGTCGGCTGTAATTTGTGTTCGATCGTCTGCCCCGTTGACGGCGCCATCGATATGACTGAAGTGCCGAACGAACTCCCGCCAATGACATGGAACGAACGGCAGGCAATATTGAATATGACTGCAACATGCAAAGCGGATGTTACAAAATAG